Sequence from the Streptomyces peucetius genome:
GCCCTCGACTGGTACTCGGCACTCCTGGACCTCGGCATCCGCGCCGACGTCGTCACCACGGCCACCGACCTCGACCGGTACCGGCTGGTCGTCGCACCGGTCCTGCACATGATTCCCGCGACGCTGGCCAAGCGGCTCACGCGGTACGCCGAGAACGGCGGCCACCTCGTCACCACCTACTTCTCGGGCATCGTCGACGAGAACGACCACGTCTGGCTCGGCGGCTATCCGGGCGCCCTGCGGGACATCCTCGGCATCCGCGCGCAGGAGTTCGCCCCGCTGCCCGACGGTTCGAGCGTCCCCCTGGACGACGGCACCACCGGCACGCTCTGGACCGACCACCTCGCCGTCACCGACCCCGCCACCGAGGTGCTCGCCCGTTACGCCGCCGGCGAGCAGGCCGGACGGCCTGCCGTGACCCGCCGCGCCACCGGCACCGGTTCGGCCGGCTACGTCTCCACCCGGCTCGGCCGGGACGGACTCACCCGGCTGCTGCCCCGGCTGCTCGCCCCCGCGGGAGTCGAGAGCGAGCTGCCGAAGGAGGCCCGCGGCCGTGTGGAGGCGACCGTGCGCACCGCGGACGGCAGCCGCTACCTCTTCCTGGTGAACCGCACCGACGAGCAGGTGACCGTACCGGGACTGGCGGGCGAGGTGCTCGTCGGCGAAGCCGCCGCCCCCGGCGCGCTCGTGGTGGCCCCGCGCGGAGTGACCGTACTGCGGCAGCCCGCCGTCTGACCCTCCCCACCCCGCCCTCCGCCCCTCCGTCCCCTCCCGTCCCTCCGCCACCGCGCCCGGTCCGGCGCCCGAGCGATCAGCGCAACCGGCAGGCGTCACCCCGCCACGCCGTCCGTCGAAGGCCCACCGTCCCACGGGAGACTGAATGGCACGCCGCAGCCGCGCACAACGGTTCCTGGCCGTCCTCGGTACCACCGCCCTGACCACCGCCGTCGCCCTGACGGCCACACCGCCGCCCCAGGCACGGGCGGCCGATGCCACGGCCGTCACGGTACGGCCCGACCCCTCGTACCGGCAGCCCGCCTTCGAAGGCTGGGGCACCAGCCTCGTCTGGTTCGCCAACGCGACCGGCGGCTACCCCGACGAGATACGCGAGGAACTGGCCGAACGGCTCTTCGGAGACGACGGCCTCGCCCTGAACATCGCCCGCTACAACATCGGCGGCGGCAACGCCCCGGACGTCAAGGACTATCTGCGGCCCGGGGGAGCGGTGCCCGGCTGGTGGCGCGCCCCCGAGGGCACGACCCGCGAGGACACCGACTGGTGGAGCGCGGACGACCCCGCCGACTGGAACCCGGACGCCGACCGCGCCCAGCGCTGGTGGGTCGACCGGATCAAGGGCGAGGTCGACCACTGGGAGACGTTCAGCAACTCACCGCCGTGGTTCATGACGAACAGCGGCTATGTGTCCGGCGGCTTCGACTCCCGCACCGACCAGCTGCGCGCGAACTCCGTCGACGACTTCGCCGCCTACCTGGCGGGCGCGACCGAGCGACTGGAGAACGCCCACGGCATCGAGGTCGACACGCTCGACCCCTTCAACGAACCCAACACGTCCTACTGGGGCACGCGCCTGGGCGCCGACGGCGAACCGGTCGGCGGCCGGCAGGAGGGCGCCCACATGGGCCCCGAACTCCAGCAGCGGGTGATCCGCGCCCTGGCACCGGCGCTGCGCAAGTCCGGTACGCACGCCCGGATCTCCGCCATGGACGAGACCAACCCCACCACCTTCGCCCGCAACTGGTCCTCCTACCCGCAGGAGGTGCGCGACCTCGTCCATCAGATGAACGTCCACACCTACGGCACCGGCGGCCGCACCACGGTCCGCGACCTGGCCAAAGCGGCGGACAAACCGCTGTGGATGAGCGAGGTCGGGGGCGACTGGGGCGACGGCCAGGACTTCGAGGACATGTCGCCGGGTCTCGGCCTCGCCCGGCACATCGTCGACGATCTGCGTGAACTGGAACCGCGTGCCTGGGTGTTCTGGCAGCCCGTCGAGGACTACGACAACATGGCGCCGGGCGGCGAGTCGGAGAAGGGCGGCAACTGGGGAAGCATTCAGCTGCCCTTCGACTGCACCGCGGCGGACACCCTGGAGACCTGCCCGATCCGTACCAACACCAAGTTCGACACCGCCCGCAACTTCACCCACTACATCAAGCCCGGCGACCGGCTGGTGAAAGTCGACGACACCTCCAGCGCCGCCGCCGTCAGCAGGACGGGCGACGCCGCCGCCGTCGTCCACGTCAACGACGGCACCGCCCCGCGCACCGTCACCGTCGACCTGTCGAAATTCGGCCGGGTCGACGGTGACGCCACCGTCACACCCGTCGTCACCAGCGCCGAGGGGAAGCTCGTCCGGCACGACGCCGTGCCCGTCACCGGCCGGAGCGCCTCCTTCACCGTGCCCGCCGAGTCGGTGACCACCTTCCTGGTCCACGGCGTGTCCGGTGTCGCGGAGGACGCCCCGCTGGTCCACGAGGGCCGCACCTATCTGCTGACGGGCGCGCAGAGCGGCAAGGCGCTCACCGTCACGGAGGACGGGACCCGGCTCGTCATCTCGACCAAGGGCCAGGACCCGGCCGCGTCGGGGCAGCACTGGCAACTGCGGCCGGCCGCCGGGCCGACCGGCAGCCGGAAGCAGTACGTACTCACCGACGCGGCCGGGGGCAAGCGGCTCGCCGAGCGGGACGGAGCACCCGTCCTCGAACCCGACCTCGGCCGCGGCGACCGAGCCGCCCGATGGATCATGTCGACGACCGGTGACGGCACGTGGACGCTGGTCAACGCGTCCTCCGGCCGTCTGCTCGAAGTGTCCGGCCAGGCCACGCACGACGGAGCGGCCGTCACCGTCTGGCAGCCGAACTCCGGCGCCAACCAGCGCTGGACGGTGACCGACATCGGCTGAGGCACACAGCTGAACGGGACCGGGCCGCAGCCTTCCTCCGCCTGTCCGGAGAGGCTGCGGCCCGTGTTCGTGTGGTCAGGAGAGACTGCAAGCCCGTATTCGTGCTGCCGTGCGAAGCCTCATACCAGAGCGGGACGAATGGCGGGGAACTTTGGCAACTGCCGGTCCGACGTGTTCTCCCGGCGACTACCGTGTGTTGCCGGTGATCGACGGTGGGTTCTCGTTCGCGTGCCCGGAGTCCACCGTGGAGCCATGCCGACCACGGCCGGCCGGATGCCGGACGACAGCACCACGCCGATCCCTGGGGCCCACGTACCGAGGACGCCGATGTCTCAACTACGCGCACCATCCGCGCGGTCCGACCGCCGAGAGGGCGGACGCCACGGCCGGCCAGGCGCCCGCACCCTGTCGATGGCGGGCCGGACGCCGTCCGCGGCCGCGCCACCGGAATCCCGCATACGACCCCGGCTGCTGCGCACCGCGGTCCTGCCGACCCTGGTCGCCGCCCTGAGCGGCGCGATCGCCGTCGTCATCACGCTGCGCGCCGCCACCCCCGAACCAACCGCCGGTCTGTGGCTGGCCCTCACCGCGCCGGCCGCCCTCACCCTGGCCGCCGTGGCCGTCGCCGCGCGCGGCGCCGACCGCACGGCCAGATCCGTGCTCGACCGCTGCTCCGAGCTGCGCCGCACCACCGCCCGGGCCCAGAGCGACCTGCGTACCGTCGTCGACAGGCTCAGGCGCGGCGAGGGACCACCGCCCCGCCCCGCGCCCCCGGAGGGGACACCGGGCGGCGGGGACGAGTTCGACCTCCTCGCACACGAGCTGGCGCGCTCGCACGACGCCGCGCTGACGGCCGTGGTGCAGGCGTCCCGGCTGTCCAGCAGCGTGGGCAATGAACAGAAGGTCGAGGTCTTCGTCAACCTGGCACGCAGACTTCAGTCCCTGGTGCACCGCGAGATCCAGCTCCTCGACGAGCTGGAGAACGAGGTCGAGGACCCGGAGCTGCTCAAGGGTCTCTTCCACGTCGACCACCTCGCCACCCGGATCCGCAGGCACGCCGAGAACCTCGCCGTCCTCGGCGGCGCGA
This genomic interval carries:
- a CDS encoding RICIN domain-containing protein → MARRSRAQRFLAVLGTTALTTAVALTATPPPQARAADATAVTVRPDPSYRQPAFEGWGTSLVWFANATGGYPDEIREELAERLFGDDGLALNIARYNIGGGNAPDVKDYLRPGGAVPGWWRAPEGTTREDTDWWSADDPADWNPDADRAQRWWVDRIKGEVDHWETFSNSPPWFMTNSGYVSGGFDSRTDQLRANSVDDFAAYLAGATERLENAHGIEVDTLDPFNEPNTSYWGTRLGADGEPVGGRQEGAHMGPELQQRVIRALAPALRKSGTHARISAMDETNPTTFARNWSSYPQEVRDLVHQMNVHTYGTGGRTTVRDLAKAADKPLWMSEVGGDWGDGQDFEDMSPGLGLARHIVDDLRELEPRAWVFWQPVEDYDNMAPGGESEKGGNWGSIQLPFDCTAADTLETCPIRTNTKFDTARNFTHYIKPGDRLVKVDDTSSAAAVSRTGDAAAVVHVNDGTAPRTVTVDLSKFGRVDGDATVTPVVTSAEGKLVRHDAVPVTGRSASFTVPAESVTTFLVHGVSGVAEDAPLVHEGRTYLLTGAQSGKALTVTEDGTRLVISTKGQDPAASGQHWQLRPAAGPTGSRKQYVLTDAAGGKRLAERDGAPVLEPDLGRGDRAARWIMSTTGDGTWTLVNASSGRLLEVSGQATHDGAAVTVWQPNSGANQRWTVTDIG